Within the Sulfurospirillum barnesii SES-3 genome, the region GCTATCCGTATTCACCTGGCCATTTTATGGTGATTCCACATTACCATACCGATTGTGTCGAAGCACTTGACCCACAGGTGTGGGTGCATATCTCTTTACTCATTCAACGCTGTGTTCTTATGCTTAAAGAAGGCATTGGCGCACAAGGGGTCAATTTGGGAATGAATTTAGGCAAAAGTGGTGGAGCAGGCATTGCTGAGCATATTCACTATCATGTGATTCCCCGTTGGAGTGGCGATACGAACTTTATTACCACCATTGCTGACACCAGAGTTTATGGAGCGGATTTTGAAAAAATTTATCAGCATTTAAAAGGGTTAATTCCTGAGTATCTTGCATGCTAAACGAGTTGGACATTGATGCCTTTATGGAGAAAAAATCTTCATTTGAGCTTCTTATTGATGTGCGTAGCCCTAAGGAATTTGAAGCGTCTCATATGGTGGGGGCGGCTAATTACTACGTCTTAAATGATGCAGAGCATTGTGAAGTAGGGACGTTGTATAAAAATGTTTCTCGC harbors:
- a CDS encoding HIT family protein; its protein translation is MDYMYAPWRSAYFCERPQGCVFCNISEHPEKDDEHHVLYRDEHCFIVMNRYPYSPGHFMVIPHYHTDCVEALDPQVWVHISLLIQRCVLMLKEGIGAQGVNLGMNLGKSGGAGIAEHIHYHVIPRWSGDTNFITTIADTRVYGADFEKIYQHLKGLIPEYLAC